Within the Thalassotalea ponticola genome, the region GAAGGGCACATCGTAAAGTACGTTACCAGCGGCTGTTCCCGCCACGTGAGAGCCATGGCTGTTATAATCTTCACCAATGGCCGGACGAGATTCTTCAAACACAGGATCTGAATACGCTGCGGTAATTTCAGGGTACGAGTAGACCCCAATAAGCTTGTCATTACACAGGCTGGGTGAATCGACACAATCACCTAAAAAGTTGCCTTCACCAAGAGGATTGGTGTGTGCGTAACCGTCACCACCGATGGCAGCAAACGATGGGTGGTCGGTGTTGATACCCGTATCTATGATACCGACAACGATGCCTTCACCCATGTTTTCGCCGCGGACGGGGTCTTGCCACACGGCATGGGCGCCAGTTTGCTCTATGGTATTGCTGGTTTGCAGGTCATACACTTTTGAGCGGGTAATGCGTTTTACCCCCGGCACTTTAGCCAAACGCATGGCTTGTTGTTGCGTTAAATCGGTGGTAAAGGCATTGAGGGTAACAGAGAACGTTTGTTTTGCCTGAATATGTACGCCTTGTAGCTGACTTGCTTGGTTCATCACTTGCTGGCGCTTATTGGTTAAGTATTGACGATAGCTAGCAATCTCGGGTTGTGCCAAATCAAGCGGTTGATGCTGGTTTTGACGAGCGCGACTAATATGCGAGACGGTCGCAGGCATGCCGTCGATACCACCGTGATAAGTGGCCACAGGCTCGTCAGTTAACTGGACGATGTACGTGTGTACGCCAGAGATATTTTCTTCAGGGGTAAACACCTTGTGTTGGGTTTTTATTTGCTGGTTGGCAATACCTGGATAATCGGCACGCTCAATTGGCTGTGGCGCTTTATAATCGGCAGGCGCTTGATGCCAACCTGATTGAGGCGCATCGGCAGCTATAGCCCCAACAGCGCCTGCGTACAGGGCTGAGGCAATAACCACAGATACTTTTGTTAAGTTGAACATAACATCCCTTTTAACTTTATTGTTTTTTATTAGTTGTATATTTATCATCGCATTAAAAATGCGCTGAAATTGCTTATTTAGCGACCATAGATTCAAGTGCTTGGACGATATAGTCAATGAAATTAATGTAGGTATTTGTAGCAAAATCCGGCGAAATAAGTGGGGTGCTATGAAATTTAGGATCGAGTATTATTTATTCATTAAATACAGTGTATTAAGTGTCTGAGAAAATCATAATATCGTTGGGGGGGGGAAGTGTTAAGCTTTTATATACAATAGCTTGTGTTAGCGACTGATGAGATTTCGATGCGTTTAAGATTTTCCGCTAGTAGTTTTTGCTTTTGGTCATAGACACCTCTCGACTTCAATTTTAGTGTCCATTACATGATAACGATGCAGCAACTTGAAAAACACCCAATAAGAGCGAAGATATCAAACTTTGCTATCTATAGATATCTAACGACAAATGCCATTGCTAACCCGTTTAGTTTTGCAAAGGAAGCACCTTGCTTGAGTAACTGCTATTACAGGTATAAAGCGTTTTTTTACCTGAGTAACCGTGATAAAGGTTTTCGTGAGCTGAACGCGAGAAGCAGTCTTGTCGGTTATTGTAGCGACTGATCCAGTTGATCAACATCTCAAGGTTTGCGTCTTGTGCTTTTTTTGAGACGTATTTACTCGGTTCCCAAGGGCGGTTTTTGGCGTTGTTAATACACTGCTCGATAGGTAAATCAAGGTAAATAATCTCCGTCGCATAGCTGACGGTAAGTTCGAGTAAGTCGGCATAGCATCCTTCGATTACCCAATTTTGATTTTTTGCCATAAATTGCTTTATCTCGTTGGCCGATTCAACTAGCGGTTTGCGCTCAGGTGGTGTGCTAGGCAACCAAGCTAAACTATCTAAATCGAGATGCGACAAAGCGTGTGCTTCTGCTAATTGTGTCGATAGTGTTGTTTTACCTGAACCCGAGTTACCAAATACCAGAATTTTCATGAATACCTCCGTTGTTAAAAGTCAGTCCTGTGTGGTGTTATTAATGTGTGTCGTTAAATGCAGTAAATAAACGTGGGTCGTTTAACATGCGCTAATGTCGTTGTAGGACATAATGTAAAAATCACAAACCAGCCAGTGACCATTACCGCGACAAATAATAGATAGCACATACTTAAGAGTACGTACGGTAAACCGATAACAGTGGAATTAGATACAATGACTAAGTGTTTTTATTAATGTATTCAATATATTAATAGCGAATGTATATTTTTGCCACTTAGTGCTCACAATAAAAACTTCACCTGCTTTCTTGCCGATTTAGTAGTGTTAGCTGTTAACCGCCTTCGAAGCTATCGCCTGCTAATCTTGTTGAACTACCGACTGAATATGCACTAAAGCTTCATCCATAACGTAGTCAAGGATGCCCAACGCCGCCTTGCGCCCTTCATCTATTGCCGTAACCACTAAATCTGAACCGCGCACCATATCACCACCGGCAAAAATATTTTGTTGACTGGTTTGCATGGCAAAGGCTGAGTGCTCACTCGCTATAACGCGACCGCGTTCATCGATATTTACACCAGCATCTTGTAACCACGTTGGTGGGCTGGGTAAAAAGCCAAAGGCGATAACCACCGCATCTGCCGGCATGACAAACTCACTATCGGCTATTGGTTGTGGGCTTCTGCGTCCTTGCTGGTCCGGTTCGCCGAGTTCGGTGCGCACAAACTTGACTCCACAGGCTTTGCCATTTGCGTCTACGGTGATATCCAGAGGCTGCACATTAAACTCAAATTTGACCCCTTCTTCTTTGGCGTTTTGCACTTCCTTTGGTGAACCTGGCATGTTGTCTTGATCTCGTCGGTAAGCACAGGTTACGTGACTCGCCCCTTGGCGAATCGCCGTGCGCACGCAATCCATCGCCGTATCACCACCACCAAGCACAATAACGCGCTTGATTTTAAATGAGGTGTAAGGTTTGACATTGTCGGTTAAGCCCATGGTTTTTTGGGTGTTGGCAATCAAGTAATCCAAGGCATTGTATACGCCGGGGGCATTTTCATGGGCAAAGTCACCAGTCATATCCTTGTAGGTCCCAAGGGCTAAAAATACCGCATCATATTGTTGACTGATATCGGAAAAACTGATGTCTTCACCAACGTTGGTATTCAGAGCAAAGGTAATTCCCATGCCCTCAAAAATTTTGCGCCGACGGATCACCACATCTTTTTCAAGTTTGAATGACGGGATACCAAAGGTGAGCAATCCGCCAATTTCGGCTTGTTTGTCGTAAACGGTCACCTTTACGCCATGGCGCGTTAATACATCGGCACACGCCAAACCCGCGGGGCCAGCACCAATTACTGCCACCGTTTTGCCGGTATCTTGGACGTGACTCAAATCAGGCGTCCAACCTAGCTCAAACGCCGTATCAGTGATGTATTTTTCGATATTACCGATGGTCACCGCACCAA harbors:
- a CDS encoding AAA family ATPase, coding for MKILVFGNSGSGKTTLSTQLAEAHALSHLDLDSLAWLPSTPPERKPLVESANEIKQFMAKNQNWVIEGCYADLLELTVSYATEIIYLDLPIEQCINNAKNRPWEPSKYVSKKAQDANLEMLINWISRYNNRQDCFSRSAHENLYHGYSGKKTLYTCNSSYSSKVLPLQN
- a CDS encoding FAD-dependent oxidoreductase, with the protein product MSNNVYQFIDVKRIDPPKKPIDVRKTNFVEIYQPLSKEQSVGQADRCLDCGNPYCEWKCPVHNYIPQWLELVTDGKIIEAAELCHQTNSLPEMCGRVCPQDRLCESACTLNDDFGAVTIGNIEKYITDTAFELGWTPDLSHVQDTGKTVAVIGAGPAGLACADVLTRHGVKVTVYDKQAEIGGLLTFGIPSFKLEKDVVIRRRKIFEGMGITFALNTNVGEDISFSDISQQYDAVFLALGTYKDMTGDFAHENAPGVYNALDYLIANTQKTMGLTDNVKPYTSFKIKRVIVLGGGDTAMDCVRTAIRQGASHVTCAYRRDQDNMPGSPKEVQNAKEEGVKFEFNVQPLDITVDANGKACGVKFVRTELGEPDQQGRRSPQPIADSEFVMPADAVVIAFGFLPSPPTWLQDAGVNIDERGRVIASEHSAFAMQTSQQNIFAGGDMVRGSDLVVTAIDEGRKAALGILDYVMDEALVHIQSVVQQD